A part of Ignavibacteriales bacterium genomic DNA contains:
- a CDS encoding T9SS type A sorting domain-containing protein gives MGYTKSIPLTSYNIWFLRLNSDGDTLWTKTYGGGGEDYGYSLKKTEDGGFIIAGTTNSYGVGEFDFYVIRIDSIGDTLWTKTFGGENNDYAWSVDITLDGGFVIAGEKNAFPETPDGMIIKINESGELIWEKFISTSNPEYLYSISSSADGTYSLAGYAYLNFSAGFNAWLLKLTSIGDSSWSKYFGGELTQRFYSHGITNKSSFICVGRTLLSLGGLPDLYIVKTDSLGNEIWTRSFDYDNDSDEGYSVQQTLDGGYIITGQGRPFDGLGLMWIIKTDSLGNMLWDKTFPWEFPKTKISGPVSPLADVGTSVKQTSDGGYIVAGYRDDLTGPYYQAYIVRIAPDIIPVELTSFTATVERNAVSLNWQTATETNNSGFEIERKQVGSPQSSVGNQDWNQIAFVPGFGTTTEPKSYSFTDENLSSGKYQYRLKQIDFDGNFEYSNTVEVEITSPTEFTLEQNYPNPFNPTTKIKYEIPGQARNDNTLVTLNVYDILGNEIATLVNEQQQPGTYEVEFNVGQNISLSSGVYYYQLRVGGFVETKKMILLR, from the coding sequence GTGGGGTATACTAAATCAATACCGCTTACAAGTTATAACATTTGGTTTTTAAGATTGAATTCCGATGGAGACACTTTGTGGACAAAAACCTATGGGGGTGGCGGGGAAGACTATGGCTACTCATTAAAGAAAACAGAAGATGGAGGATTTATTATTGCGGGCACAACTAACTCTTATGGTGTAGGTGAATTTGATTTTTATGTCATACGGATTGACTCTATCGGGGATACACTTTGGACAAAGACATTTGGTGGGGAGAATAATGATTATGCTTGGTCTGTTGATATTACCTTGGATGGCGGATTTGTTATTGCTGGAGAGAAAAATGCTTTTCCAGAGACCCCAGATGGGATGATTATTAAGATTAATGAATCCGGTGAATTAATTTGGGAGAAATTTATTTCTACATCCAACCCAGAATATTTGTATTCAATAAGTTCTTCTGCGGATGGAACATATTCATTAGCGGGATATGCTTATTTAAATTTTTCAGCTGGATTTAATGCTTGGTTGTTAAAGTTAACTTCGATCGGAGATTCAAGCTGGTCAAAATACTTTGGTGGAGAATTGACACAAAGATTTTATTCACATGGTATCACAAACAAATCCTCATTTATTTGTGTTGGTCGCACATTACTTTCTCTTGGTGGTTTGCCAGATTTATATATTGTTAAAACTGATTCGTTGGGAAACGAAATTTGGACAAGATCTTTTGATTACGATAACGACTCTGACGAAGGCTACTCGGTCCAGCAAACACTTGATGGTGGATATATCATTACCGGGCAAGGGCGACCATTCGACGGACTTGGTTTAATGTGGATAATAAAAACTGATTCCTTAGGAAATATGTTGTGGGATAAAACCTTCCCTTGGGAATTTCCAAAAACCAAAATTTCCGGACCTGTTTCGCCATTAGCTGATGTGGGCACTTCTGTTAAACAAACTTCTGATGGGGGTTACATTGTTGCTGGATATCGTGATGATTTAACTGGACCTTATTATCAAGCTTATATTGTTCGCATTGCACCAGACATCATACCCGTCGAACTAACCTCCTTCACAGCAACTGTAGAGCGAAACGCAGTTTCGCTAAACTGGCAAACAGCAACGGAGACAAATAACAGCGGGTTTGAGATAGAAAGAAAACAAGTCGGCAGTCCTCAGTCTTCAGTCGGCAATCAGGACTGGAATCAAATTGCTTTCGTTCCCGGGTTCGGGACCACTACTGAACCAAAGAGTTATTCTTTCACTGATGAAAATCTTTCATCTGGAAAATATCAATACAGATTAAAACAAATTGATTTTGATGGAAATTTTGAATATTCAAACACAGTTGAAGTAGAAATAACTTCACCAACAGAATTTACACTTGAGCAGAATTATCCCAATCCATTTAACCCAACAACAAAGATAAAGTATGAGATTCCGGGTCAAGCCCGGAATGACAATACACTTGTAACTCTGAACGTTTACGATATACTAGGAAATGAAATCGCCACACTCGTAAACGAGCAGCAGCAGCCCGGCACTTACGAAGTGGAGTTTAATGTAGGACAGAATATCAGCCTGTCCAGCGGAGTGTACTACTACCAACTACGGGTTGGGGGTTTTGTTGAAACTAAGAAGATGATTTTGTTAAGGTAA
- a CDS encoding right-handed parallel beta-helix repeat-containing protein, with amino-acid sequence MQIKRFRWFGLRVNSTSGGFIGDNTRTDTSGWAAWGAPIGPPHQEILSPGGIKLFGDNATLRNSNIRNSGWDGVQVAGYNVLIESSSIDSTGIDLPGAEHQGDGIHVFRNPDIYYEQESGLRIYKAGRLTVNNCYVSTNFPKKSGIEAGFIDGAVEKPRLRVYNSYIAGGKGIGITQSNDLANGEFYSDVQNCTIVGLDPTRRPFRIEFYDSGTKGIINSNIFICQVGFDTTQCPVGEYDTAPTAVKYGTNTWKIGTEWQDPFCVDHNLVYVED; translated from the coding sequence ATGCAAATAAAAAGATTCCGCTGGTTCGGGTTAAGAGTTAATTCAACCTCTGGTGGTTTTATTGGAGATAACACTAGAACTGATACCAGCGGATGGGCAGCCTGGGGAGCACCAATTGGACCACCGCACCAAGAAATTTTATCACCTGGCGGAATAAAGTTGTTTGGAGATAATGCAACACTAAGAAATTCAAATATCAGAAACTCAGGCTGGGATGGTGTACAGGTTGCAGGATATAATGTGCTGATTGAATCCTCTTCAATTGACTCAACAGGAATAGACCTGCCAGGAGCAGAACATCAAGGAGATGGGATACACGTATTCAGAAACCCTGATATTTACTATGAACAGGAAAGTGGACTACGAATATACAAGGCAGGCAGATTGACAGTTAATAACTGTTATGTCAGTACAAATTTTCCCAAGAAATCCGGGATAGAAGCAGGATTTATAGACGGTGCAGTAGAGAAACCAAGGTTAAGAGTTTATAATAGTTACATAGCGGGTGGAAAAGGAATAGGAATAACACAAAGTAATGACCTCGCCAATGGTGAATTTTATTCTGATGTTCAAAATTGTACGATTGTTGGTTTGGACCCAACAAGACGGCCATTTAGAATTGAATTTTATGATTCAGGAACAAAGGGGATAATTAATAGTAATATTTTTATTTGTCAGGTTGGTTTTGATACAACACAATGTCCCGTTGGTGAATATGATACTGCGCCCACCGCGGTAAAATATGGGACTAATACTTGGAAAATTGGGACGGAGTGGCAAGATCCGTTTTGTGTGGATCACAACTTAGTTTATGTTGAAGATTAA
- a CDS encoding histidine kinase, with product MQHKIREILLVSSIYDNYLFEEDGRLYELIRQEYQTLNLSHAPEITHVTTGLEAIELLTNESTFDLIITTLHLDDMHVIKFAQMIRQAGINLPIILLAYDNRERKELVYNYDTAIFEKIFIWNGDYHLVMGIVKYVEDKLNVENDVLNIGVQTIILVEDNVKFYSTYLPLIYTEIFKQSQRLISEGINLKHKFLRMRARPKILLATTFEEAWGYFEKYKEHILGIISDNNFRHNGAKDPEAGLKFAKLVKSQHKDIPIVIQSSNAEIAGPANEIGCSFIQKNSPSLLHDLRDFMMNNFGFGDFIFQTPDGREVGRAKNIFEMMEMLKSVSDSSLFYHAEGNHFSKWLKARTEFWLAHQLRPKKVTEFKNADELRNLLYKSLKEYVEIRQRGVVTDFSKKLFDPKNSFSRIAGGSLGGKARGLGFINSLIYNYNIRNKFEGVEITVPSAVIIATDVFDQFIQENNLESFALNESDDLKITQKFIEASFFPQDVIEKLSDFLDFVHEPLAVRSSSLLEDSQFQPFAGVYQTYMIPNSNSDKNIRLDELLQSIRSVYASTFHRMAKDYMKATSYRLEEEKMAVIIQKLVGAKREERFYPDFAGVAKSYNFYPVPPQKSVDGIALVALGLGKTVVEGGNTVRFCPKYPKHLLQFFSTKETIRNAQQDFYALDLNGKLNHHPDRTEDILVKKYDLTQSETDGTLYAVGSTYSPENDSVYEGISRSGMRVVTFAPILKHKMFPLAEILELLLELGTWGMGVSVEIEFAVNLDVPEGKPKEFAMLQMRPLVISREAEELNVEELDESKLICHSQQVLGNGAINDLHDIIMIDINKFDRSKTKETAYEVSQLNAKLVSEKRPYILIGVGRWGSLDHWLGIPVTWDQISGAAAIVEAGFKDLNVTPSQGSHFFQNITSFRVGYFTVSSLSHQGFIDWDWLLEKKPLEELNYVKHLRFDSSITVRINGHKNKGIILKPGM from the coding sequence ATGCAGCATAAAATCAGAGAAATTCTTCTCGTTTCCAGTATCTATGATAATTATTTATTCGAGGAGGATGGAAGACTCTATGAGCTTATTCGGCAGGAATATCAAACGTTAAACTTGAGCCACGCACCGGAAATCACTCACGTTACAACCGGACTTGAAGCGATAGAACTTCTGACAAATGAAAGCACCTTTGATTTAATTATCACCACCCTTCATTTAGATGATATGCACGTAATTAAATTTGCGCAGATGATAAGGCAGGCAGGCATCAATCTGCCAATAATCCTTCTGGCTTATGACAACCGCGAACGAAAGGAATTGGTTTATAATTATGACACAGCGATTTTTGAAAAAATATTTATTTGGAATGGCGACTATCATCTTGTAATGGGAATTGTAAAATATGTTGAAGACAAGCTGAATGTAGAAAACGATGTTTTGAATATTGGAGTGCAAACTATAATTCTTGTTGAAGACAACGTGAAATTTTATTCAACTTATCTTCCTTTAATTTACACGGAGATTTTCAAACAGTCACAAAGACTGATTTCCGAAGGGATAAATCTTAAGCACAAATTTTTAAGAATGAGAGCACGCCCAAAGATTTTATTGGCTACAACATTTGAAGAAGCATGGGGTTATTTTGAAAAATATAAAGAGCACATCCTCGGAATTATTTCCGACAATAATTTCAGACACAACGGGGCTAAAGATCCGGAAGCTGGATTAAAATTTGCAAAGCTGGTAAAAAGCCAGCACAAAGATATTCCGATCGTCATTCAATCTTCAAATGCTGAAATAGCCGGTCCGGCAAACGAAATTGGCTGTTCTTTCATTCAAAAAAATTCCCCCAGCCTGCTTCATGATTTAAGAGATTTTATGATGAATAATTTTGGCTTCGGTGATTTTATTTTTCAAACACCGGATGGAAGAGAAGTAGGGAGGGCAAAAAATATTTTTGAAATGATGGAAATGCTTAAATCAGTCAGCGACTCAAGTCTGTTCTATCATGCTGAAGGCAATCATTTTTCTAAGTGGCTGAAAGCCCGAACGGAATTTTGGCTTGCGCATCAATTAAGACCAAAGAAAGTTACGGAGTTTAAAAATGCAGATGAACTTAGAAATCTTCTTTATAAATCCTTAAAAGAATATGTTGAAATAAGACAGCGCGGAGTGGTTACTGACTTCAGCAAAAAATTATTTGATCCAAAAAATAGTTTTTCCAGAATAGCCGGCGGATCGCTCGGTGGAAAAGCAAGGGGGTTGGGATTTATTAATTCCTTGATTTACAATTATAACATCAGGAATAAATTTGAGGGGGTGGAAATCACAGTTCCTTCTGCCGTTATTATCGCAACAGATGTATTCGATCAATTTATTCAGGAAAATAATTTAGAATCATTCGCGCTAAATGAATCTGACGATTTAAAGATTACACAAAAGTTTATTGAGGCTTCTTTCTTCCCGCAGGATGTGATCGAAAAACTATCTGATTTTCTTGATTTCGTTCATGAACCATTGGCAGTACGTTCGTCAAGTTTGCTTGAAGATTCGCAGTTTCAGCCTTTTGCCGGGGTCTATCAAACCTATATGATTCCTAACAGCAATTCTGATAAAAACATCAGACTTGATGAACTGCTTCAATCAATCAGAAGTGTTTACGCTTCAACTTTTCATCGAATGGCGAAAGATTATATGAAAGCCACTTCGTACAGATTAGAAGAAGAAAAAATGGCAGTGATAATTCAGAAACTTGTGGGTGCAAAAAGAGAAGAACGCTTTTATCCTGATTTTGCAGGGGTTGCGAAGTCTTATAATTTTTATCCCGTCCCCCCGCAAAAATCAGTTGATGGAATAGCGCTCGTTGCCCTTGGCTTGGGCAAAACAGTTGTTGAAGGAGGAAACACTGTCCGCTTTTGTCCAAAGTACCCGAAACATCTTTTGCAATTTTTTTCTACTAAAGAAACAATAAGAAACGCGCAACAAGATTTTTATGCGCTTGATCTTAATGGAAAGTTGAACCACCATCCCGATCGCACCGAAGATATACTTGTAAAAAAATATGATCTAACACAATCTGAAACAGATGGAACTCTTTATGCAGTTGGATCAACATATTCGCCCGAGAATGATTCGGTTTATGAAGGTATTTCTCGCAGCGGAATGCGTGTGGTTACATTTGCGCCGATTCTAAAACACAAAATGTTTCCCCTCGCAGAAATACTTGAACTACTGCTTGAGCTTGGTACGTGGGGGATGGGCGTTTCGGTTGAAATAGAATTTGCAGTTAATTTAGATGTTCCCGAAGGTAAGCCAAAAGAATTTGCCATGCTGCAAATGCGACCATTGGTTATAAGCCGCGAAGCAGAAGAGTTGAATGTTGAAGAATTAGACGAATCAAAGCTTATCTGTCATAGCCAGCAAGTATTGGGCAATGGTGCAATCAATGATCTTCATGATATAATAATGATTGATATAAATAAATTTGACCGATCTAAAACTAAAGAAACAGCTTACGAAGTAAGCCAGTTGAATGCGAAGCTGGTTTCAGAAAAGCGCCCGTACATTTTAATCGGCGTAGGCAGGTGGGGGTCGCTTGATCATTGGCTTGGCATACCCGTAACCTGGGATCAGATTTCGGGAGCGGCAGCTATAGTTGAAGCTGGCTTCAAAGATTTAAATGTTACCCCCTCGCAAGGATCGCACTTTTTTCAGAACATTACTTCGTTTCGAGTTGGATATTTTACCGTCAGTTCTCTGAGTCACCAGGGATTTATCGACTGGGATTGGCTGCTCGAAAAAAAACCGTTGGAAGAATTAAACTATGTTAAACACTTAAGGTTTGATAGCTCGATCACTGTTAGAATTAATGGGCACAAAAATAAAGGAATAATTCTGAAACCAGGAATGTGA
- a CDS encoding N-acetylmuramoyl-L-alanine amidase produces the protein MSLFKFCFFVLLFASTLLAQEDEQFIIQTSKGILYIPAYERQGTFYFSAKSFAEAVSLNYFINEGAGKIELKSDYYSVKISARNPYIIFTSKKDNSTNIIQLPTSTYLIKGHIYIPAKYVAGLLGTLLNKKIDFTKPNQIIIKDETPNENEPTVISTPGSFNVFGFSMDQKTNGTLVTIKSNKRIPSYKSSFKDDVLTITFRKVAVDTSKLNFTGGKGLVKSISSKNVGADCEIYFRLGKEFTASDVLDVENSDDVQITLHNKIFEGKSEKDKEKWIFDVVVIDAGHGGVDAGAIGVGGVKEKDVNLSVALKLGKLLEENMKDIKVVYTRKTDTQVDLYKRGKIANENDGKIFISIHCNSTPKKPSDAEGFEVYLLRPGRTQEAITIAERENSVIQYEENPNRYQKLTDENFILVNMAHSTYMKYSEKFAEMLDKQLTANLKLSSRGIKQAGFYVLVGASMPNVLIETGFLSNTNDAAFLKSKDGQQKIANSIFQALKNFKQFYDKQIESN, from the coding sequence ATGAGTTTATTTAAGTTCTGTTTTTTTGTTTTACTTTTTGCATCAACACTTCTTGCTCAGGAAGACGAACAATTTATAATTCAAACGAGCAAGGGGATTTTATATATCCCAGCGTATGAAAGGCAGGGTACTTTTTATTTTTCTGCAAAAAGTTTCGCTGAAGCGGTTTCATTAAACTATTTTATTAACGAGGGTGCAGGGAAAATTGAACTTAAATCTGATTATTATTCAGTAAAAATTTCTGCGCGAAATCCTTACATAATTTTTACATCAAAAAAAGATAATAGCACCAACATTATACAACTCCCCACTTCAACCTATCTTATCAAAGGACACATTTATATCCCTGCTAAATATGTGGCTGGCTTGCTTGGCACTTTATTGAACAAAAAAATTGATTTTACAAAACCCAACCAGATAATCATTAAAGACGAAACACCAAACGAAAATGAACCGACAGTTATTTCTACTCCAGGCAGCTTTAATGTTTTTGGTTTTTCAATGGATCAAAAGACGAACGGAACTCTTGTTACTATTAAATCCAATAAAAGAATTCCATCGTACAAAAGTTCATTTAAAGACGATGTTTTGACAATTACATTTAGAAAAGTAGCCGTCGACACTTCTAAACTAAACTTCACCGGGGGAAAAGGGTTAGTTAAATCAATATCATCTAAAAATGTTGGAGCAGACTGCGAGATTTATTTTAGACTTGGAAAAGAATTTACAGCAAGTGATGTCTTAGATGTTGAAAACAGCGATGATGTTCAAATTACTCTTCATAATAAAATCTTTGAAGGCAAATCTGAAAAAGATAAAGAGAAATGGATATTTGATGTTGTTGTGATTGATGCCGGTCATGGTGGTGTTGATGCGGGCGCAATTGGGGTCGGGGGGGTTAAAGAAAAAGATGTTAATCTAAGTGTTGCTCTAAAACTCGGCAAATTGCTTGAGGAAAACATGAAAGATATAAAGGTAGTTTACACCCGCAAGACTGACACCCAGGTTGATCTTTACAAGCGCGGAAAAATAGCCAATGAAAATGACGGTAAAATTTTTATTTCCATTCATTGCAATTCTACACCTAAGAAACCTTCTGATGCGGAAGGATTTGAAGTTTATTTGCTTCGCCCCGGCAGAACTCAGGAAGCCATTACAATTGCCGAACGTGAAAATAGTGTGATTCAATATGAAGAGAATCCCAATCGCTATCAAAAACTGACTGATGAAAATTTCATATTAGTAAATATGGCGCACTCTACTTATATGAAGTATTCGGAAAAGTTTGCCGAGATGCTTGACAAACAATTAACAGCAAATCTTAAGTTGTCATCTCGTGGAATTAAGCAAGCAGGTTTCTATGTGTTGGTGGGGGCTTCAATGCCGAATGTTCTAATTGAAACAGGATTTTTATCTAATACAAATGATGCGGCATTTCTTAAGTCAAAAGATGGACAACAGAAAATTGCAAATTCAATTTTTCAGGCATTGAAAAATTTTAAGCAATTTTATGATAAACAAATTGAATCAAACTGA
- a CDS encoding isoprenylcysteine carboxylmethyltransferase family protein: MDPINIIAGLNVIATFAANFSTANKNLKSTLTEVREKPKTFLQKFPLVVSSFTLLALIFGVFQIGTLEYSEELKTPRLIGLIVYLIFSWLQILSFKKLSDNYSQEVVIKRNHQLVTTGIYSVIRHPQYLSQILLDLGSGLAVMSYVVLPLAIIEIPILIMRAALEDKLHNKYFGEKFTTYKKKSGFFFPFIG, encoded by the coding sequence ATGGATCCAATAAATATCATTGCGGGACTAAATGTAATCGCAACATTCGCAGCCAATTTTTCAACCGCCAATAAAAATTTAAAATCTACTCTGACCGAAGTAAGAGAAAAGCCAAAAACATTTCTTCAAAAATTTCCTCTGGTTGTTTCTTCTTTCACCTTACTTGCATTAATATTTGGAGTTTTTCAGATTGGTACTTTAGAATATTCTGAAGAGTTAAAAACCCCGCGCCTTATTGGGCTTATTGTTTATCTAATTTTTAGCTGGCTGCAGATTCTTTCCTTTAAAAAACTTAGCGACAATTATTCGCAGGAGGTTGTAATTAAAAGGAATCATCAACTTGTTACAACCGGAATTTATTCGGTCATTCGCCACCCCCAATATCTTTCACAAATACTATTGGATCTTGGCAGCGGGCTTGCGGTTATGTCTTATGTCGTTCTGCCTCTGGCAATAATTGAAATCCCGATTTTGATTATGCGTGCCGCTCTAGAAGATAAACTTCACAATAAATATTTTGGAGAAAAATTTACTACGTATAAAAAGAAATCGGGCTTTTTCTTTCCCTTCATTGGTTAA
- a CDS encoding cytochrome c, whose translation MRKFFSYVGIFLGILIVAIVGLLIYFNFNYPDVDPPRNIKVESTPERIARGEYLAKNVTICLDCHSTRDYSKFSAPIVPGSDGKGGEGFLEKYGFPGNIYSKNLTPAAIGNWTDGELIRAITCGVNKDDKALFPLMPYLNYNQLSEEDLYSIVAYLRTLKPIENQVPETELNFPLNLIVKTIPVKSYEPKKSIDTTDVLNYGKYLFTIASCADCHTQSEKGEPLPGMYCAGEMEFPLPGGTLRSSNITPDIETGIGSWSLERFLDRFRIYRNPESIIDVTPTDYNTIMPMTFYAGMTDKDLSAIYTYMQTLKPVKNKVERFSAKK comes from the coding sequence ATGAGAAAATTTTTCAGCTATGTGGGAATTTTTTTGGGGATTCTGATCGTTGCTATTGTGGGATTATTAATTTACTTCAACTTTAATTATCCCGATGTTGACCCGCCAAGAAATATTAAAGTTGAATCAACACCCGAAAGAATTGCCCGTGGAGAATACCTTGCGAAGAACGTAACGATTTGTCTTGATTGTCATTCTACGCGGGATTACTCTAAATTTTCTGCCCCAATCGTTCCGGGTTCAGACGGAAAGGGTGGAGAAGGGTTTTTGGAAAAATATGGTTTTCCCGGAAATATTTATAGTAAAAATTTAACCCCTGCTGCAATTGGAAATTGGACCGATGGAGAATTAATCCGAGCGATTACATGCGGGGTAAATAAAGATGACAAAGCATTATTCCCTTTAATGCCTTATCTAAATTACAATCAACTTTCGGAAGAAGATCTTTATTCGATAGTTGCATATCTCAGAACTTTAAAACCAATTGAGAATCAAGTCCCTGAAACGGAATTAAATTTTCCTTTGAATCTGATTGTAAAAACTATTCCGGTGAAATCTTATGAACCAAAAAAATCTATAGACACAACAGATGTTTTAAATTATGGCAAATATTTATTCACAATTGCAAGCTGCGCAGATTGTCATACACAATCGGAAAAGGGGGAGCCATTGCCAGGAATGTATTGTGCTGGTGAAATGGAATTTCCTCTGCCGGGTGGAACACTTCGATCTTCTAACATAACTCCCGATATCGAAACAGGAATCGGTTCGTGGTCTCTTGAACGTTTTCTCGACAGATTTAGAATCTACAGAAATCCCGAATCAATTATTGACGTTACCCCGACTGACTATAATACTATTATGCCAATGACTTTTTATGCTGGAATGACCGATAAAGATTTATCTGCAATTTATACCTACATGCAAACCCTTAAGCCTGTTAAAAATAAAGTAGAAAGATTTTCTGCTAAAAAGTAA
- a CDS encoding polyphosphate kinase 2 family protein has protein sequence MKIEKYLAHQHSKFKISEFKTDDTDKFNSKNEAAEILEENVKKMSELQDKLYAQDKYSLLLIFQAMDAAGKDGTIKHVMSGLNPQGTQVYSFKQPSAEEIDHGYLWRINKALPERGRIGIFNRSHYEEVLIVRVHNLIASSKLPEKFIDKNIWQRRFEHITNFEKYLYENGTVILKFFLHISKEEQKKRFLERIDNPAKNWKFAMGDIEERKYWDEYQKCYEEAIAATSKDCSPWFIIPADKKWFARLLVSEIIVETLKKLKPEYPELTDEQNKELLNAKNILTGEKNI, from the coding sequence ATGAAAATTGAAAAATACTTAGCTCATCAACATTCAAAATTTAAAATTTCAGAATTCAAAACTGACGACACAGATAAATTTAATTCTAAGAACGAGGCTGCTGAAATTCTTGAAGAAAACGTTAAAAAAATGTCAGAGCTTCAGGATAAACTTTATGCGCAGGATAAATATTCTTTACTTTTAATTTTTCAAGCAATGGATGCCGCCGGCAAAGACGGCACCATCAAACACGTTATGAGCGGGTTGAATCCTCAGGGCACACAAGTTTACAGCTTCAAGCAGCCTTCGGCAGAAGAAATTGATCATGGTTATCTTTGGAGGATCAACAAGGCTTTGCCCGAAAGGGGGCGGATTGGTATTTTCAATCGTTCGCATTATGAAGAGGTTTTAATAGTACGAGTTCATAATTTGATCGCATCATCAAAACTGCCAGAAAAATTTATAGATAAAAATATCTGGCAAAGGCGGTTTGAACATATAACAAATTTTGAAAAATATCTTTACGAGAACGGAACAGTAATCTTAAAATTCTTTCTTCACATTTCTAAAGAAGAACAGAAAAAAAGATTTCTCGAACGGATTGATAACCCAGCAAAGAACTGGAAATTTGCGATGGGCGATATTGAAGAAAGAAAATATTGGGACGAATATCAAAAATGTTATGAAGAAGCAATCGCCGCAACAAGCAAAGACTGCTCTCCGTGGTTTATAATTCCTGCCGATAAAAAATGGTTTGCGAGGCTTCTTGTTTCAGAAATTATTGTTGAAACATTAAAGAAACTAAAACCGGAATATCCCGAGCTCACGGATGAGCAAAATAAAGAATTACTTAACGCGAAAAATATTTTAACGGGCGAAAAAAATATTTAA
- a CDS encoding geranylgeranylglyceryl/heptaprenylglyceryl phosphate synthase has product MKIYNYLLDIIKTKGAAHLVLLDPDKVNSNKLSGLLDGCAAGGVDGLLIGGSLMMNGDFQSFLKEVKAHTKIPTIIFPGSVNQVSEFADAILFLSVISGRNADHLIGRHVIASPLIKKSGIEPISTGYILIESGVTTTAIYMSGSLPVPRNKPEIAAATALAADYIGMKLVYLEAGSGADNPVPNEMIKAVSEYCSIPVIVGGGIKTPETAREKVKHGASIIVTGNFFEKENNWNFIREFASAVHHKSPIEV; this is encoded by the coding sequence ATGAAAATTTACAATTATCTTTTAGATATAATTAAAACCAAGGGTGCAGCACATTTGGTTCTGTTGGATCCAGACAAAGTGAATAGCAATAAATTATCGGGTCTTTTAGATGGCTGTGCCGCCGGCGGTGTTGATGGTTTGCTTATCGGAGGAAGTCTGATGATGAATGGAGATTTCCAGTCTTTCTTAAAAGAAGTAAAAGCACACACAAAAATCCCAACGATTATTTTTCCGGGAAGTGTCAATCAGGTTTCAGAATTCGCAGACGCAATTTTGTTTCTTTCGGTAATCAGCGGGAGAAACGCCGACCATTTAATCGGCAGGCATGTTATTGCTTCACCCTTAATAAAGAAAAGTGGAATTGAACCGATTTCAACAGGCTACATTTTGATTGAATCCGGAGTAACAACAACTGCAATTTACATGAGCGGAAGTCTTCCAGTGCCTCGAAACAAACCCGAAATAGCTGCTGCAACCGCATTAGCCGCCGATTATATTGGGATGAAATTGGTTTATCTCGAAGCCGGAAGCGGTGCCGATAATCCTGTACCAAACGAAATGATAAAAGCTGTTTCTGAATACTGTTCTATTCCGGTAATTGTAGGAGGGGGAATCAAAACTCCCGAAACTGCTCGCGAAAAAGTTAAACACGGTGCATCCATTATCGTCACCGGAAATTTCTTTGAGAAAGAAAATAATTGGAATTTCATTAGAGAGTTTGCTTCTGCGGTACATCATAAGTCACCGATTGAAGTTTAA
- a CDS encoding type II toxin-antitoxin system VapC family toxin yields the protein MDSKNILLDTSFFIRLLNDNDLLHSNTLEYYKYFLEKQFILKCSTISISEYCVKGQLEELPLKDIQIVPFNINHAQKAGEFARIIFENKGKLEAEKRNIIPNDTNLFAQAEIEKEITTFATSDEECLKIYTLLKQNYNLNFDTINIRQPFNETFGLLDLK from the coding sequence ATGGATAGTAAAAATATTCTTCTCGATACAAGTTTTTTTATTCGTCTCTTAAATGATAATGATTTGCTTCATTCAAACACATTAGAATATTATAAGTATTTCTTAGAAAAACAATTTATTCTAAAATGTTCAACTATTTCAATTTCTGAATATTGTGTTAAGGGACAATTAGAAGAATTGCCTTTAAAAGATATTCAAATTGTCCCTTTTAATATTAATCATGCACAAAAAGCTGGAGAATTTGCAAGGATTATTTTTGAAAACAAAGGTAAACTTGAAGCAGAAAAAAGGAACATTATTCCCAACGATACAAACCTATTTGCTCAAGCAGAAATAGAAAAAGAAATTACCACATTTGCAACTTCTGATGAGGAATGTTTAAAGATTTATACTTTGTTAAAACAAAACTACAATTTAAATTTTGACACAATTAATATTCGACAACCCTTCAACGAAACCTTTGGTTTGCTTGACTTGAAATAG